One Paraburkholderia kururiensis DNA window includes the following coding sequences:
- the argJ gene encoding bifunctional glutamate N-acetyltransferase/amino-acid acetyltransferase ArgJ — protein MAVNFPSIDPAQLHPVAGVTLGWAEANIRKPNRKDVLVISVEEGATVAGVFTSNRFCAAPVTVCREHLARVREGGSGIRALVVNTGNANAGTGEPGLAVARETCAELARLAGIAPEQVLPFSTGVILEPLPIDRLKAGLPQALANRGPAHWYDAAQAIMTTDTLPKAASRQVTIDGHTVTLSGISKGAGMIKPNMATMLGFLAFDAAVAQPVLDALVKHAADRSFNCITIDGDTSTNDSFILIATGKSSLPAITSTESPAYAALRDAVTEMAQTLAQLIVRDGEGATKFITVQVEQGANVGECRQVAYAIGHSPLVKTAFYASDPNLGRILAAIGYAGIADLDVGKVEVYLDDVLVARAGGRNPDYREEDGQRVMKKSEIAVRVRLGRGDAQATIWTCDLSHDYVSINADYRS, from the coding sequence ATGGCTGTCAATTTCCCCTCGATCGATCCCGCACAACTTCATCCCGTCGCCGGCGTGACGCTCGGCTGGGCTGAGGCCAACATCCGCAAACCGAACCGCAAGGATGTGCTGGTGATTTCCGTCGAAGAAGGCGCCACGGTTGCGGGCGTGTTCACGTCGAACCGCTTTTGTGCCGCGCCCGTGACGGTGTGCCGCGAGCATCTCGCCCGCGTGCGCGAAGGCGGCAGCGGCATTCGCGCGCTGGTGGTGAACACGGGTAACGCCAATGCCGGGACGGGGGAGCCGGGGCTCGCTGTCGCGCGCGAAACGTGCGCTGAGCTTGCGCGTCTCGCGGGTATTGCGCCTGAGCAGGTGCTGCCGTTCTCGACCGGCGTGATTCTGGAGCCGTTGCCCATCGACCGCCTGAAGGCCGGTTTACCGCAGGCACTCGCAAACCGGGGCCCGGCGCACTGGTACGACGCGGCGCAGGCCATCATGACCACGGACACGCTGCCGAAGGCGGCCTCGCGCCAGGTCACCATCGACGGCCATACCGTGACGCTCTCGGGCATCAGCAAGGGCGCCGGCATGATCAAGCCGAACATGGCGACCATGCTCGGCTTCCTCGCCTTCGACGCCGCCGTGGCGCAGCCCGTACTCGACGCGCTCGTGAAGCACGCAGCGGACCGCTCGTTCAACTGCATCACGATCGACGGCGATACGTCGACGAATGACTCGTTCATCCTGATCGCCACCGGCAAGTCGAGCCTGCCCGCGATCACGTCGACCGAATCGCCCGCGTATGCCGCACTGCGCGACGCGGTGACCGAAATGGCGCAGACGCTGGCGCAACTCATCGTGCGCGACGGCGAAGGCGCGACGAAGTTCATCACGGTTCAGGTGGAACAGGGCGCGAATGTGGGCGAGTGCCGCCAGGTCGCCTACGCCATCGGCCATTCGCCGCTCGTGAAAACGGCGTTCTACGCGTCGGACCCGAACCTTGGCCGCATTCTCGCCGCCATCGGTTATGCCGGCATCGCAGACCTCGACGTGGGCAAGGTCGAGGTCTATCTGGACGACGTGCTCGTTGCGCGCGCGGGCGGGCGCAACCCCGACTACCGCGAGGAAGACGGCCAGCGCGTCATGAAGAAGAGCGAGATCGCGGTGCGTGTGCGGCTAGGCCGCGGCGACGCGCAGGCCACTATCTGGACCTGCGACCTGTCGCACGACTACGTGAGCATCAACGCCGACTATCGCTCCTGA
- the secA gene encoding preprotein translocase subunit SecA has translation MINGFLQKIFGSRNQRLIKQYQKTVAAINALESKIEQLTDEQLRAKTDEFRQRVANGESLDQLLPEAFAVCREASRRVLKMRHFDVQLIGGMVLHYGKIAEMRTGEGKTLVATLAAYLNALSGRGVHVVTVNDYLAQRDAEWMGRLYNFLGLSVGVNLSQMDHALKQEAYAADITYGTNNEFGFDYLRDNMVYETEARVQRPLNFAIVDEVDSILIDEARTPLIISGQAEDHTDLYVRMNALPPLLERQIGEERADGTGVEKPGDYTLDEKARQVFLTESGHEKAERLLAEWGLIGEGESLYAPQNITLMHHVYAALRAHTLFYRDQHYVVQNGEVIIVDEFTGRLMQGRRWSDGLHQAVEAKEHVKIQSENQTLASITFQNYFRMYSKLSGMTGTADTEAYEFNEIYGLETVVIPTNRPPKRIDLQDQIYKTAKERYDAVIRDIRDCYERGQPVLVGTTSIENSELLSNLLQKAGLPHEVLNAKQHAREAAIVAEAGRPKRITIATNMAGRGTDIVLGGNAEKQATFLEADESIPADEKARRIQQLHDEWQALHDQVKAAGGLHIIGTERHESRRIDNQLRGRAGRQGDPGSSRFYLSLDDPLLRIFAGDRVRAIMDRLKMPEGEAIEAGIVTRSIESAQRKVEARNFDIRKQLLEYDDVSNDQRKVIYQQRNELLEAQDITETIGAMRHGVVTDLVRQFVPQGSIEEQWDVPELEEALRNDWQLDLAIQEMINESQSIDADEILEAVLAAADETYEHKVALVGRESFSAFERSIMLQTLDRHWREHLAALDHLRQGIHLRGYAQKNPKQEYKREAFELFAAMLDAVKHEVTRIVMNVQIQTPEQLEQAAEQYEEEGSSHLENVEFRHAEFAEAAAVAASAAPAAADAAASMVDHAMQYGTAQDNPVPKAAPAVAKVGRNDPCPCGSGKKYKQCHGKLG, from the coding sequence ATGATCAACGGTTTCCTACAGAAGATTTTTGGCAGCCGCAACCAGCGTCTGATCAAGCAATATCAAAAGACCGTCGCGGCCATCAATGCGCTCGAATCGAAAATCGAGCAATTGACCGATGAGCAGCTGCGCGCGAAGACGGACGAATTCCGTCAGCGCGTCGCGAACGGCGAGTCGCTCGATCAACTGCTGCCCGAAGCCTTCGCGGTGTGCCGCGAGGCGAGCCGCCGCGTGCTCAAGATGCGCCACTTCGATGTGCAGTTGATTGGCGGCATGGTGCTGCATTACGGCAAGATCGCCGAAATGCGCACCGGCGAAGGCAAGACGCTCGTCGCTACGCTGGCCGCTTATCTGAACGCGTTGTCGGGGCGCGGCGTGCACGTGGTCACGGTGAACGACTACCTCGCCCAGCGCGACGCCGAGTGGATGGGCCGGCTCTACAACTTCCTCGGGCTTTCCGTGGGCGTGAACCTGTCGCAGATGGATCACGCGCTCAAGCAGGAAGCCTACGCGGCGGACATCACCTACGGCACCAACAACGAGTTCGGCTTCGACTACCTGCGCGACAACATGGTCTACGAGACCGAAGCGCGCGTGCAGCGGCCGCTCAACTTCGCCATCGTCGACGAGGTGGACTCCATCCTGATCGATGAAGCGCGTACGCCGCTCATCATCTCGGGCCAGGCCGAAGACCATACCGATCTCTACGTGCGCATGAACGCGCTGCCGCCGTTGCTCGAGCGGCAGATCGGCGAAGAGCGCGCGGACGGCACGGGCGTGGAGAAGCCGGGCGACTACACGCTCGACGAGAAGGCGCGCCAGGTGTTCCTCACCGAGTCGGGCCACGAGAAGGCGGAACGCCTGCTCGCCGAGTGGGGCCTCATCGGCGAGGGCGAGAGCCTTTACGCGCCGCAGAACATCACGTTGATGCACCACGTGTACGCGGCACTGCGTGCACATACGCTGTTCTATCGGGACCAGCACTACGTCGTGCAGAACGGCGAAGTGATCATCGTCGACGAATTCACGGGCCGCCTGATGCAGGGCCGCCGCTGGTCCGACGGCCTGCACCAGGCCGTGGAAGCCAAGGAGCACGTGAAGATCCAGAGCGAGAACCAGACGCTCGCCTCGATCACGTTCCAGAACTACTTCCGCATGTACTCGAAGCTTTCGGGCATGACCGGTACCGCGGATACCGAAGCGTACGAATTCAACGAGATCTACGGCCTCGAGACGGTCGTGATCCCGACCAACCGGCCGCCGAAGCGGATCGACCTCCAGGATCAGATCTACAAGACCGCGAAAGAGCGCTACGACGCGGTCATTCGCGATATCCGCGATTGCTACGAGCGCGGCCAGCCGGTGCTGGTCGGTACGACGTCGATCGAGAATTCGGAGCTGCTGTCGAACCTGCTGCAGAAGGCAGGTCTGCCGCACGAAGTGCTGAACGCCAAGCAGCACGCGCGCGAGGCAGCGATTGTCGCGGAAGCCGGGCGCCCGAAGCGCATCACGATCGCCACCAACATGGCCGGCCGCGGTACCGACATCGTGCTGGGCGGCAATGCCGAAAAGCAGGCGACGTTCCTCGAAGCCGACGAGTCGATTCCGGCCGACGAAAAAGCGCGCCGCATCCAGCAGCTGCACGACGAATGGCAGGCGCTGCACGACCAGGTGAAGGCGGCGGGCGGTCTGCACATCATCGGCACCGAGCGTCACGAGTCGCGCCGTATCGACAACCAACTGCGCGGACGCGCCGGCCGTCAGGGCGATCCGGGCTCGTCGCGCTTCTATCTGTCGCTCGACGACCCGCTGCTGCGCATTTTCGCAGGCGACCGCGTGCGCGCCATCATGGACCGCCTCAAGATGCCGGAAGGCGAGGCGATCGAGGCCGGCATCGTCACGCGTTCCATCGAGTCGGCGCAGCGCAAGGTCGAAGCGCGCAACTTCGATATCCGCAAACAGCTGCTCGAATACGACGACGTCTCCAACGACCAGCGCAAGGTGATCTACCAGCAGCGCAACGAGTTGCTCGAAGCGCAGGACATCACCGAAACGATCGGCGCGATGCGCCACGGCGTGGTCACGGATCTCGTCCGGCAGTTCGTTCCGCAAGGCAGCATCGAAGAGCAATGGGACGTGCCCGAGCTGGAAGAAGCGCTGCGCAACGACTGGCAGCTCGACCTCGCGATTCAGGAGATGATCAACGAATCGCAGTCGATCGACGCAGACGAAATTCTCGAAGCCGTGCTCGCCGCCGCGGACGAAACGTACGAGCACAAGGTCGCGCTCGTGGGCCGCGAATCGTTCAGCGCGTTCGAGCGTTCGATCATGCTGCAGACGCTCGACCGTCACTGGCGCGAGCACCTCGCGGCGCTCGATCACCTGCGTCAGGGCATCCACCTGCGGGGCTATGCGCAGAAGAATCCGAAGCAGGAATACAAGCGCGAGGCGTTCGAACTCTTCGCGGCCATGCTCGACGCGGTCAAGCACGAAGTGACGCGGATCGTGATGAACGTCCAGATCCAGACACCGGAGCAGCTCGAGCAGGCGGCGGAACAGTACGAAGAGGAAGGCAGCAGCCATCTCGAAAACGTCGAGTTCCGGCATGCCGAATTCGCCGAAGCGGCTGCTGTCGCGGCCTCCGCGGCACCGGCCGCGGCGGATGCCGCAGCATCGATGGTCGATCACGCCATGCAATACGGCACGGCGCAGGACAACCCCGTGCCGAAGGCCGCGCCCGCCGTCGCCAAGGTGGGCCGCAACGATCCCTGCCCGTGCGGCAGCGGCAAGAAGTACAAGCAGTGCCACGGCAAGCTCGGCTGA
- a CDS encoding DciA family protein, producing the protein MSRFSPFSRPSGPRLPQPVAEVLSRTDAFAPLRAGVEQIAAMERDLSRLLPEYLAASVEPGFIKDGVLVLFAAHNALAARLRHLEPRLLTDLQQRGWAVESLRIRVRPQAMKAPPPVKEARMTPAGAAALQELSQALSPSPLQTALARMAARHLKK; encoded by the coding sequence ATGAGCCGCTTTTCGCCGTTTTCAAGGCCCTCCGGCCCGCGCCTGCCGCAGCCCGTGGCTGAAGTATTGAGCCGCACGGACGCGTTCGCGCCGCTGCGCGCAGGCGTGGAGCAGATCGCGGCCATGGAGCGGGATCTGTCCCGGCTATTGCCGGAGTATCTTGCGGCGAGCGTCGAACCCGGTTTCATCAAGGACGGCGTACTGGTCCTGTTCGCCGCGCACAACGCACTGGCGGCACGGCTGCGGCACCTGGAGCCCCGGCTCCTGACCGACCTTCAGCAGCGGGGATGGGCAGTGGAGTCGCTGCGCATCCGCGTGCGGCCCCAGGCCATGAAGGCGCCGCCACCCGTCAAAGAGGCGCGCATGACGCCTGCCGGCGCCGCGGCGCTGCAGGAACTGAGTCAGGCGCTGAGTCCGTCGCCATTGCAGACCGCGCTGGCCAGAATGGCCGCGCGGCATTTGAAGAAGTAG
- the lpxC gene encoding UDP-3-O-acyl-N-acetylglucosamine deacetylase yields the protein MLKQRTIKSIVKTVGIGLHSGRKVDLTLRPAAPDTGIVFSRVDLPTPVDIPASAMAIGDTRLASVLQKDGARVSTVEHLMSACAGLGIDNLYVDVTAEEIPIMDGSAASFVFLIQSAGIEEQPALKKFIKVKKPVEIRDGDKFARLDPYFGFKLKFTIDFRHPAVDKTGQALEVDFATTSYVREIARARTFGFAHEVEMMRELGLARGGSMDNAIVLDEYRILNNDGLRYDDEFVKHKMLDAIGDLYVVGHPLLASYTAYKSGHGLNNALLRELLAHEDAYEIVTFEDTQKAPRGFGYDVQTAFA from the coding sequence ATGTTGAAGCAGCGCACCATCAAATCGATCGTCAAGACCGTCGGCATCGGCCTGCACTCGGGCCGCAAGGTCGACCTGACGCTCCGTCCCGCGGCGCCGGACACGGGCATTGTCTTTTCGCGCGTGGATCTGCCCACGCCGGTGGACATTCCCGCTTCCGCCATGGCGATCGGCGACACCCGTCTGGCTTCGGTTCTGCAAAAGGATGGCGCGCGCGTCTCCACGGTGGAGCATTTGATGTCGGCGTGTGCGGGCCTTGGCATCGACAACCTCTACGTCGACGTCACGGCTGAAGAAATCCCGATCATGGACGGTAGCGCGGCGTCGTTCGTGTTCCTGATCCAGTCGGCGGGCATCGAGGAACAGCCTGCGCTGAAGAAATTCATCAAGGTCAAGAAGCCGGTTGAAATTCGCGACGGCGACAAGTTCGCGCGGCTCGATCCGTATTTCGGCTTTAAGCTCAAGTTCACCATCGACTTTCGCCATCCGGCCGTCGACAAGACCGGCCAGGCGCTCGAAGTCGATTTCGCCACCACCTCGTATGTCCGCGAAATCGCGCGTGCCCGCACGTTCGGTTTTGCTCACGAAGTGGAAATGATGCGCGAACTGGGCCTCGCGCGCGGCGGCAGCATGGACAACGCCATCGTGCTCGACGAGTACCGCATTCTGAACAATGACGGGCTGCGTTACGACGACGAGTTCGTCAAACACAAGATGCTCGATGCGATCGGCGACCTGTATGTGGTCGGTCATCCGCTGCTCGCTTCGTACACGGCCTACAAGTCGGGGCACGGTCTCAACAACGCGCTGCTGCGCGAGTTGCTGGCTCACGAAGACGCCTACGAAATCGTCACGTTCGAAGACACGCAGAAGGCGCCGCGCGGTTTCGGCTACGACGTCCAGACGGCGTTCGCCTGA
- a CDS encoding peroxiredoxin has product MIKVGERLPDATLFEFVEDAREGCTIGPNSFDVREATRAKRVVIFGLPGAFTPTCSAKHVPGYVEKVDALRAAGIEEIWCVSVNDAFVMGAWGRDQHTAGKVRMIADGSAVFTRALGLDQDLSAQGMGIRSQRYAMVVDDGVVKTLNVEAPGKFEVSDAASILATLS; this is encoded by the coding sequence ATGATCAAGGTGGGTGAAAGGCTGCCCGATGCGACGCTCTTCGAGTTTGTCGAAGATGCGCGCGAGGGCTGCACGATCGGGCCGAACAGCTTCGACGTGCGGGAAGCAACGCGTGCGAAGCGCGTGGTGATCTTCGGATTGCCAGGCGCGTTCACGCCGACCTGCTCGGCGAAGCACGTGCCGGGTTACGTGGAGAAGGTCGACGCGCTGCGCGCGGCCGGTATCGAGGAAATCTGGTGCGTGTCGGTCAACGATGCGTTCGTGATGGGCGCGTGGGGACGCGATCAGCACACCGCGGGCAAGGTGCGCATGATCGCGGACGGCAGCGCCGTTTTCACCCGAGCGCTCGGTCTGGATCAGGATTTGTCGGCACAGGGCATGGGAATCCGTTCCCAGCGCTATGCGATGGTGGTCGACGACGGCGTGGTCAAGACGCTCAACGTCGAAGCACCCGGCAAGTTCGAAGTCAGCGACGCCGCGAGCATTCTCGCCACGTTGAGCTAG
- the ftsZ gene encoding cell division protein FtsZ yields MEFQMLETETNGTIIKVVGVGGAGGNAVQHMINRGVQGVDFIVMNTDAQALSRSRAPSVIQLGMTGLGAGAKPEMGRAAAEEARERIADALRGAHMVFITAGMGGGTGTGAAPVVAQIAKEMGILTVGVVSKPFEFEGGKRMRVAEAGSQQLEDHVDSLIVVLNDKLFEVMGDDAEMDKCFQCADDVLNNAVAGIAEIINVDGLVNVDFEDVKTVMGEQGKAMMGTATVAGVDRARLAAEQAVASPLLEGVDLSGARGVLVNITSSRSLRLSETREVMNTIKSYAADDATVIFGAVYDDAMGDALRVTVVATGLGRASKKQQSAPMTLLRTGTDNQPVAAVQHSYAPQQGNMADYGALDTPAVWRTSRDTAASHVQALQEKGVDTYDIPAFLRKQAD; encoded by the coding sequence ATGGAATTCCAGATGCTGGAAACGGAAACCAACGGCACCATCATCAAGGTGGTGGGTGTTGGTGGCGCTGGCGGCAACGCCGTGCAGCACATGATTAACCGCGGCGTGCAAGGCGTCGACTTCATCGTGATGAACACGGACGCCCAGGCGCTGTCGCGCTCGCGTGCGCCGTCCGTGATCCAGCTTGGCATGACCGGTCTCGGCGCCGGTGCGAAGCCGGAGATGGGCCGCGCGGCAGCCGAAGAAGCACGCGAGCGGATTGCCGACGCGCTGCGCGGCGCACACATGGTGTTCATCACGGCCGGCATGGGCGGTGGCACCGGCACGGGCGCGGCACCCGTGGTCGCACAGATCGCGAAAGAGATGGGCATTCTGACCGTGGGCGTGGTGAGCAAGCCGTTCGAATTCGAAGGCGGCAAGCGCATGCGTGTGGCAGAAGCAGGTTCGCAGCAACTGGAGGATCACGTCGACTCGCTGATCGTCGTCCTGAACGACAAGCTGTTCGAGGTGATGGGCGATGACGCCGAGATGGACAAGTGCTTCCAGTGCGCGGACGACGTTCTGAACAACGCGGTGGCCGGCATTGCCGAAATCATCAATGTCGATGGTCTCGTGAACGTCGACTTCGAAGACGTGAAGACGGTGATGGGCGAGCAGGGCAAGGCGATGATGGGCACGGCCACGGTGGCCGGCGTCGATCGCGCGCGCCTTGCGGCCGAGCAGGCCGTGGCGAGCCCGCTGCTGGAAGGCGTGGATCTGTCGGGCGCGCGCGGCGTGCTGGTCAACATCACGTCGAGCCGTTCGCTGCGTCTGTCCGAAACGCGCGAAGTGATGAACACCATCAAGAGCTACGCGGCGGACGACGCCACGGTGATCTTCGGTGCTGTCTACGACGACGCAATGGGCGACGCGCTGCGCGTCACGGTGGTGGCCACGGGCCTTGGCCGCGCAAGCAAGAAGCAGCAATCCGCACCGATGACGCTGCTGCGCACCGGCACGGACAACCAGCCGGTCGCCGCCGTGCAGCACTCGTACGCTCCGCAGCAAGGCAACATGGCGGACTACGGCGCGCTCGACACGCCGGCGGTCTGGCGCACGTCGCGCGACACCGCGGCTTCGCACGTGCAGGCGCTGCAGGAGAAGGGCGTCGATACGTACGACATCCCGGCGTTCCTGCGCAAGCAGGCGGACTGA
- the ftsA gene encoding cell division protein FtsA, whose amino-acid sequence MSKDYKDLLVALDIGTSKVVAVVAELKGEGHYEVIGLGQSESKGLKKGVVVNIEATVQSIQRALEEAELMADCKITNVFTGIAGSHIRSFNSSGMVAIKEKEVTQADVARVIETAKAINIPTDQQVLHILTQEFIIDGQEDVREPIGMSGIRLEVKVHIVTGAVSAAQNIVKCVRRCGLEVNDLILQPLASSLAVLTEDEKELGVVLVDVGGGTTDIAIFSEGAIRHTAVIPIAGDQVTSDIAMALRTPTPDAEDIKVSYGIAKQALADPDEMIEVPGLGERGPRTLSRQALAAVIEPRVEELFSLVQQVVRESGYEELLSSGVVLTGGAAMMPGMVELGEDIFLKPVRIGVPEYAGGLADVVRNPRYSTAMGLLVEGRAQRMRGRKVAVQSGSMSQVFTRMKDWFLGNF is encoded by the coding sequence ATGAGTAAAGACTACAAGGATCTGCTGGTCGCCCTCGACATCGGGACGTCGAAGGTGGTGGCCGTCGTTGCCGAGCTGAAGGGCGAAGGCCACTACGAGGTGATCGGCCTTGGGCAGAGCGAATCGAAAGGGCTCAAAAAGGGCGTCGTGGTGAACATCGAGGCCACTGTGCAGTCTATTCAGCGAGCGCTCGAGGAAGCGGAGCTGATGGCCGACTGCAAGATCACGAACGTCTTCACCGGCATTGCGGGCAGCCACATCCGCAGCTTCAACTCGAGCGGCATGGTGGCGATCAAGGAGAAGGAGGTCACGCAGGCCGACGTGGCGCGCGTGATCGAAACCGCGAAGGCGATCAACATTCCGACCGACCAGCAGGTGCTGCACATCCTCACGCAGGAATTCATCATCGACGGTCAGGAGGACGTGCGCGAGCCGATCGGCATGAGCGGCATTCGCCTCGAGGTGAAGGTGCACATCGTGACGGGCGCGGTGAGCGCGGCGCAGAACATCGTGAAGTGCGTGCGCCGCTGCGGGCTCGAAGTGAACGACCTGATCCTGCAGCCGCTCGCGTCGTCGCTCGCGGTGCTGACGGAAGACGAGAAGGAACTGGGCGTGGTGCTCGTGGATGTGGGCGGCGGCACGACCGACATCGCGATCTTCAGCGAAGGCGCGATTCGTCACACCGCGGTGATTCCGATTGCGGGCGACCAGGTGACGAGCGACATCGCCATGGCATTGAGAACGCCCACGCCCGACGCCGAGGACATCAAGGTGAGCTACGGGATCGCGAAGCAGGCGCTGGCCGATCCCGACGAAATGATCGAAGTGCCTGGGTTGGGCGAGCGCGGTCCGCGCACGCTGTCGCGCCAGGCGCTGGCGGCCGTGATCGAGCCGCGCGTAGAAGAACTCTTTTCGCTCGTGCAGCAGGTGGTGCGTGAATCCGGCTACGAAGAACTGCTGAGCTCGGGCGTCGTGCTGACGGGCGGCGCCGCCATGATGCCGGGCATGGTCGAGCTGGGCGAGGACATATTCCTCAAGCCCGTGCGCATCGGCGTGCCGGAGTACGCGGGCGGTCTGGCGGACGTGGTGCGCAATCCGCGCTACTCGACGGCGATGGGCCTGCTCGTGGAAGGGCGCGCGCAACGTATGCGCGGGCGCAAGGTGGCGGTGCAGTCGGGCTCGATGAGCCAGGTGTTCACGCGCATGAAGGATTGGTTCCTCGGCAACTTCTGA
- a CDS encoding cell division protein FtsQ/DivIB — protein MWNNVRQLNLATSALHVLFVVALVLAGGLWLVQRPSFTLREIRIDGDTEHINAPTVRASVVGKLKGNFFTVDLDAARQAFEQMPWVRHASVRRVWPNALAVTLEAYKPLGTWGSDQLVSVDGELFTANQGELDQDLPSFDGPDGTAQEVVARYHDFQKWFAPIGATPEDVTLSPRYAWTVKLSNGMQVELGRERNSDTLADRTRRLTAAWQAVTQRWGKDIEYADLRYPNGFAIRAAGMRFISEPVKGKK, from the coding sequence ATGTGGAACAACGTTCGCCAGCTCAACCTCGCCACCAGCGCGCTGCACGTGCTGTTCGTGGTGGCGCTCGTCCTGGCGGGAGGGCTGTGGCTGGTCCAGCGCCCGAGCTTCACGTTGCGCGAAATCCGTATCGACGGCGACACCGAGCACATCAACGCGCCCACGGTGCGGGCGAGTGTGGTCGGCAAGCTGAAAGGCAACTTCTTCACCGTGGATCTGGACGCGGCGCGCCAGGCGTTCGAGCAGATGCCGTGGGTGCGTCACGCGAGCGTGCGGCGCGTCTGGCCGAATGCGCTGGCTGTCACGCTGGAGGCGTACAAACCGCTGGGAACGTGGGGCAGCGATCAGCTCGTGAGTGTGGACGGCGAACTCTTCACCGCGAACCAGGGCGAGCTGGATCAGGACCTGCCGTCCTTCGACGGACCGGACGGCACCGCGCAGGAAGTCGTGGCGCGCTATCACGATTTCCAGAAGTGGTTTGCGCCCATCGGCGCGACGCCGGAAGACGTGACGCTCTCGCCGCGCTACGCGTGGACGGTGAAGCTGTCGAACGGCATGCAGGTGGAACTGGGCCGCGAGCGCAACAGCGACACGCTCGCAGATCGCACGCGGCGCCTCACGGCCGCATGGCAGGCGGTGACGCAACGCTGGGGGAAGGATATCGAGTATGCGGACTTGCGCTATCCGAACGGTTTCGCGATTCGTGCAGCGGGCATGCGTTTCATCAGCGAACCCGTCAAGGGCAAGAAGTAA
- a CDS encoding D-alanine--D-alanine ligase: MTSSIDPKQFGKVAVLLGGVSAEREVSLNSGRLVLEGLRAAGIDAHPFDPSERPLSALKDEGFVRAFNALHGGYGENGQIQGALDFYGIRYTGSGVLGSALGLDKFRAKLVWQQLGIPTPPFEAVMRGDDYAARAATIVAKLGLPLFVKPASEGSSVAVIKVKTADALPAAIAEAAKHDKIVLVEKSIEGGGEYTACIAGDLDLPVIHIVPAGEFYDYDAKYILDTTQYLIPCGLAPELESRLKVLARRAFDVLGCTDWGRADFMMDGAGNPYFLEVNTAPGMTDHSLPPKAARAVGISYQELVVKVLSLTL; the protein is encoded by the coding sequence ATGACGAGCAGTATCGATCCGAAACAGTTCGGCAAGGTGGCAGTGCTGCTTGGCGGCGTGTCCGCCGAGCGCGAGGTGTCGCTCAATTCGGGCCGCCTCGTGCTGGAAGGCTTGCGTGCCGCGGGCATCGACGCGCATCCGTTCGATCCGTCCGAGCGGCCGCTTTCGGCACTGAAGGACGAAGGCTTCGTGCGCGCCTTTAACGCGCTGCATGGCGGCTACGGCGAAAACGGCCAGATCCAGGGCGCGCTCGACTTCTACGGCATCCGCTACACGGGTAGCGGCGTGCTGGGTTCGGCGCTCGGTCTCGACAAGTTCCGTGCGAAGCTCGTGTGGCAGCAGCTCGGCATTCCCACGCCGCCTTTTGAAGCCGTGATGCGCGGCGACGACTACGCCGCGCGCGCCGCGACCATCGTCGCGAAGCTCGGTCTGCCGCTCTTCGTGAAGCCGGCGAGCGAGGGTTCGAGCGTCGCCGTGATCAAGGTGAAGACGGCCGACGCGCTGCCGGCCGCCATCGCCGAAGCCGCGAAGCACGACAAGATCGTGCTGGTGGAGAAGAGCATCGAGGGCGGCGGCGAGTACACCGCCTGCATCGCGGGCGATCTGGATCTGCCGGTCATTCATATCGTGCCGGCGGGCGAGTTTTACGACTACGACGCGAAGTACATCCTCGACACGACGCAGTATCTGATTCCGTGCGGGCTCGCGCCCGAACTGGAATCGCGCCTGAAGGTGCTCGCGCGCCGTGCATTCGATGTGCTGGGCTGCACCGACTGGGGCCGCGCCGATTTCATGATGGACGGCGCGGGCAATCCGTACTTTCTCGAAGTGAACACGGCGCCGGGCATGACCGATCACTCGCTGCCGCCGAAGGCGGCGCGCGCGGTGGGTATCAGCTATCAGGAACTCGTGGTGAAGGTGCTCTCGCTCACGCTGTGA